In Polaribacter sp. Hel_I_88, the following proteins share a genomic window:
- a CDS encoding M48 family metallopeptidase — protein sequence MKKITTLLLFVFLFTECSTVPITGRKRVNFVSDAQVLPASFAQYKGFLEENKLSTNREMTNQVKNVGQNISAAVDRFMRANGMAEDANQYKWEFNLIQDETVNAWCMPGGKVVFYTGIMPICDNENGVAAVMGHEVAHAFAKHGQERMSQGQLQQIGGLAVALGTSGESSQTQQIWNTAFGVGSGLGMLKFSRVHEQEADRLGLVFMIMAGYDGTEAAEVWVRMSQRSGGSSQPAILSTHPTNESRIQDLRTYLPTARKYAAKFNKTGNTQMN from the coding sequence ATGAAAAAAATAACAACCTTATTATTATTTGTATTTCTATTTACAGAATGTAGTACTGTGCCAATTACAGGAAGGAAGCGTGTAAATTTTGTAAGCGATGCCCAGGTTTTACCTGCAAGTTTTGCGCAATACAAAGGTTTTTTAGAAGAAAATAAACTATCTACCAATAGAGAAATGACGAATCAAGTTAAAAATGTTGGTCAAAATATTTCTGCTGCTGTAGATCGTTTTATGAGAGCAAATGGAATGGCAGAAGATGCCAATCAATATAAATGGGAATTTAATTTAATTCAAGACGAAACTGTAAATGCTTGGTGTATGCCAGGAGGAAAAGTTGTTTTTTACACGGGTATTATGCCAATTTGTGATAATGAAAATGGAGTAGCAGCAGTTATGGGGCATGAAGTTGCACACGCTTTTGCAAAACATGGTCAAGAAAGAATGTCTCAAGGACAATTGCAACAAATAGGTGGTTTAGCAGTTGCTTTAGGAACTTCTGGAGAAAGCTCACAAACACAACAAATTTGGAATACAGCATTTGGAGTTGGTTCTGGCTTGGGAATGTTAAAGTTTAGTAGAGTTCACGAACAAGAGGCAGACAGGTTAGGGTTGGTTTTTATGATTATGGCTGGTTATGATGGTACAGAAGCTGCTGAAGTTTGGGTAAGAATGAGTCAAAGATCTGGAGGAAGTTCTCAGCCAGCAATTTTAAGTACACACCCAACAAATGAATCTAGAATTCAAGATTTGAGAACCTATTTACCAACTGCTAGAAAATATGCAGCTAAATTTAATAAAACAGGAAATACGCAAATGAATTAA
- a CDS encoding CDP-alcohol phosphatidyltransferase family protein: protein MSKLPKENRFIDVSDYGRPIARIIANSLKETSYTPIDVTIAFVISGLIAVYCIFNGYYFAAAFFLIFKSILDAADGELARLKETPSYTGRFLDSISDIILNFIIFYTLWIITDTNVLFACLAFFGIQLQGTLYNYYYVILRNRFDGDTTSRVFENKTPIALPGESQKNVNILFFLYKAFYGIFDKIIYALDKNASQGKTLPNWLMSLISMFGLGFQLLIISVLLVLGLKEIIIPFFIGYSVLIFLFIFIRKKFY, encoded by the coding sequence ATGTCTAAATTACCAAAAGAAAATCGATTTATTGATGTCTCTGATTATGGAAGACCAATTGCGAGAATTATTGCAAACTCTTTAAAAGAAACTTCTTATACTCCAATAGATGTTACAATAGCCTTTGTAATTTCTGGTTTAATTGCTGTGTATTGTATTTTTAATGGTTATTATTTTGCAGCAGCTTTCTTTTTAATTTTTAAATCTATTTTAGATGCTGCAGATGGCGAATTAGCAAGATTAAAAGAAACACCTTCTTATACTGGCAGATTTTTAGACTCTATATCTGATATTATCCTGAATTTTATCATTTTTTACACACTTTGGATTATAACAGATACCAACGTTTTATTTGCTTGTCTCGCTTTTTTCGGCATTCAATTACAAGGAACGTTGTACAATTATTATTACGTAATTCTTAGAAATAGGTTTGATGGAGATACCACAAGTAGGGTTTTTGAAAATAAAACACCTATAGCTTTGCCTGGAGAAAGTCAAAAAAACGTAAATATACTTTTCTTTTTATACAAAGCTTTCTATGGCATATTTGACAAAATAATTTATGCTTTAGATAAAAATGCTTCTCAAGGAAAAACACTTCCAAATTGGTTGATGTCTTTAATTTCTATGTTTGGTTTAGGTTTTCAACTTTTAATAATAAGTGTTCTTTTAGTTCTAGGATTAAAAGAAATTATTATTCCTTTTTTTATAGGATATTCTGTCTTAATCTTTCTTTTTATATTTATAAGAAAAAAATTTTATTAG
- a CDS encoding YcjF family protein, translated as MAKDLGKIIEDAINKAIKDRGEVNVLIAGKTGVGKSTLINAVFQGDFATTGQGKPVTQKTREIKKDGIPLTLFDTRGLELEKYKETFEELETFVKNRNNDSNPMKHIHMAWICIDEGSRRVEDAEIELCNLLSKYMPVIGVITKAVSDQGFRAKVLELLPNLKNAVRVNSISEVLDDGHVIQASGLEDLVDLAMEIVPEAQKHAFVAAQKVSLKQKKNKSHAIVVAAATTAAGTGAAPIPFSDAVALIPIQVGMLASITAVFGFELKKAFLSTLVSSTITAGGATLLGRTIISNLFKLFPGVGSIAGGAIAASTASALTIAFGEAYISTLSYVLKDKEISEVNETDILSEFRKRFKKSKK; from the coding sequence ATGGCAAAAGACCTTGGTAAAATTATTGAAGACGCAATTAACAAAGCTATCAAAGACAGAGGCGAAGTTAATGTACTGATTGCTGGGAAAACTGGCGTTGGAAAATCGACTTTAATAAATGCTGTTTTTCAAGGTGATTTTGCAACTACTGGTCAAGGAAAACCTGTTACACAAAAAACGCGCGAAATTAAAAAAGACGGAATTCCGTTAACATTATTTGACACAAGAGGTTTAGAATTAGAAAAATATAAGGAAACTTTTGAGGAATTAGAAACGTTTGTAAAAAACAGAAACAACGATTCTAACCCAATGAAACATATTCATATGGCTTGGATTTGTATTGATGAAGGTTCCAGACGTGTAGAAGATGCAGAAATTGAATTGTGTAATTTACTTTCTAAATATATGCCAGTAATTGGTGTAATTACAAAAGCAGTTTCAGACCAAGGTTTTAGAGCAAAAGTATTGGAACTTTTGCCTAATCTTAAAAATGCAGTTCGTGTAAATTCAATTTCGGAAGTTTTAGATGATGGACATGTAATACAAGCTTCTGGTTTGGAAGATTTGGTAGATTTAGCCATGGAAATTGTGCCTGAAGCTCAAAAACACGCTTTTGTTGCTGCTCAGAAAGTGAGCTTAAAGCAAAAAAAAAATAAAAGTCACGCCATTGTTGTAGCTGCAGCAACTACTGCTGCTGGAACTGGAGCTGCACCTATTCCCTTTTCTGATGCTGTTGCATTAATTCCAATTCAAGTGGGCATGTTAGCAAGCATTACTGCTGTTTTTGGTTTCGAATTGAAAAAAGCATTTTTATCAACATTAGTTTCATCGACAATTACAGCAGGTGGAGCAACACTTTTAGGGAGAACAATCATATCGAATTTATTCAAATTATTTCCAGGAGTTGGTAGTATTGCTGGTGGTGCAATTGCAGCATCTACAGCATCTGCATTAACAATTGCTTTTGGTGAAGCGTACATTTCTACCTTAAGCTACGTTTTAAAAGATAAAGAAATATCTGAAGTAAATGAAACCGATATTTTAAGTGAATTTAGAAAACGGTTTAAAAAATCAAAAAAATAA
- a CDS encoding TonB-dependent receptor yields the protein MKLFYYCVFVCCLYATASAQNCTLSFKGKVTDFHDSSIIIGASLQIENTNKYATTDFDGLFEFNNICEGKYIVIIKHVACETKRININISENTFKEITLEHHLNELNEVVVKTNTKTEITSIEQSLKKGVIDNFTDKSLGDALNTLSGVSSLNTGNSIVKPMIHGLHSSRLLLINNNVRMFDQEWGDEHAPNIDINASEKVTVVKGANTLKYGSDAIGGLILIEPKKYAVIDSLFGSTITSFNSNGLGGNINSEIVKTYKSGLYAKLQANYKQFGDFKAPDYYLTNSGLKSINTSFRIGYNGYEKGFSAYYSFVDNEFAILQSSHIGNVNDLVNSINNREPRVIEDFSYDINFPKQEITHHLAKIEAYKRIKGLGKLSIQYDLQINRRKEFDLRRGDRRDTPVVDLRLFTNSLQTDLEIDYSDALKLNTGILARYQQNDAVAGTGTNPLIPDFDKYEAGAFATANYKLNVDTELSAGVRYDFSRIEARKQYNVTDWQETYNYDELFPEFETGEIRGTTIFTRPEFSFHNFSASLGFSKSLDNDISLFINYGLASRMPNPSELFSDGLHHSAARIETGLLTINKEIANNFIVSLERNNDNFGFVISPYYKHINGFIQLIPVGITTTIRGAFPVWEYNQVDARIFGIDIDVNKKISKKFNFKGNVSLLKGDNISDDIALINMPSTNFTNAISYKNEELNQLTISLQNRTVLQQNHFPDYNFNTFNAIQQQDVFVDISSTPPAYSLFNIQTSAVFKAFNKGSLKLEFNVDNLFNVSYRENLNRLRYFADELGRNFNLKIKINY from the coding sequence ATGAAACTATTTTATTATTGTGTTTTTGTGTGTTGTTTATATGCAACTGCATCAGCACAAAATTGCACTCTTTCTTTTAAAGGAAAAGTTACTGATTTTCACGATAGTTCTATAATAATTGGAGCTTCTTTACAAATTGAAAACACCAACAAATATGCCACCACAGATTTTGATGGCTTATTTGAATTCAACAACATTTGTGAAGGAAAATATATTGTTATTATAAAACATGTTGCTTGCGAAACCAAAAGGATCAACATCAACATTAGCGAAAATACATTTAAAGAAATTACTTTAGAACATCACTTAAACGAGTTGAATGAAGTTGTTGTTAAAACGAACACTAAAACTGAAATAACAAGTATTGAACAATCTTTGAAAAAAGGTGTTATAGACAATTTTACAGACAAATCTTTAGGAGATGCTCTAAATACTTTAAGTGGTGTATCCTCTTTAAATACAGGAAATTCTATTGTAAAACCCATGATTCATGGGTTACACAGTAGCAGATTGTTATTAATTAATAATAACGTAAGAATGTTTGACCAAGAATGGGGAGATGAACATGCACCAAATATCGACATTAATGCTAGTGAAAAAGTTACGGTTGTAAAAGGCGCAAATACTTTAAAATATGGTAGTGATGCCATTGGCGGTTTAATTTTAATTGAGCCAAAAAAGTATGCTGTTATAGATTCTCTTTTTGGAAGCACAATAACTTCTTTTAACTCTAATGGTTTAGGTGGTAATATAAATTCGGAAATTGTAAAAACCTACAAATCTGGTTTGTATGCAAAATTACAAGCCAATTATAAACAGTTTGGCGATTTTAAAGCTCCTGATTATTACTTAACTAATAGTGGTTTAAAAAGCATCAACACTTCTTTTAGAATCGGTTACAATGGTTACGAAAAAGGTTTTAGTGCGTATTATAGTTTTGTTGATAATGAATTTGCCATTTTACAATCTTCTCATATTGGGAATGTAAATGATTTGGTAAACTCGATTAATAACAGAGAACCAAGAGTAATTGAAGATTTTTCTTACGATATAAATTTTCCAAAACAAGAGATAACGCATCATTTAGCAAAAATTGAAGCGTACAAAAGAATTAAAGGTTTAGGAAAATTATCGATTCAATATGATTTACAAATTAATAGACGAAAAGAGTTTGATTTAAGAAGAGGAGACAGAAGAGATACACCAGTTGTCGATTTACGATTATTTACAAACTCCTTACAGACGGATTTAGAAATAGATTACTCTGATGCACTAAAATTAAACACAGGTATTTTAGCTCGTTATCAACAAAACGATGCAGTTGCAGGAACAGGAACCAATCCTTTAATTCCTGATTTTGATAAATATGAAGCTGGCGCTTTTGCAACAGCCAATTATAAATTAAATGTTGATACTGAATTGAGTGCTGGTGTTCGATATGATTTTTCTAGAATAGAAGCCAGAAAACAATACAATGTTACAGATTGGCAAGAAACCTATAATTATGATGAATTGTTTCCAGAATTTGAAACAGGCGAAATTCGTGGAACTACCATTTTTACTAGACCAGAATTCTCGTTTCATAATTTTTCTGCTAGCTTAGGTTTTAGCAAATCTCTTGATAATGATATTTCGTTATTTATCAATTATGGTTTAGCTTCTAGAATGCCAAATCCATCAGAATTATTTAGTGATGGTTTGCATCACTCTGCAGCTCGAATAGAAACTGGTTTGCTAACCATCAACAAAGAAATTGCCAATAATTTTATTGTTTCTTTAGAACGAAATAATGACAACTTTGGGTTTGTAATTAGTCCTTATTACAAACACATAAATGGTTTTATTCAGTTGATTCCTGTGGGCATTACCACAACTATTAGAGGGGCGTTTCCTGTTTGGGAATACAACCAAGTTGATGCAAGAATTTTTGGAATTGATATTGATGTAAACAAAAAAATTAGTAAAAAATTCAATTTTAAAGGAAATGTAAGTTTATTAAAAGGCGATAATATATCAGACGATATTGCATTAATCAACATGCCTTCAACAAACTTTACAAATGCTATTTCTTATAAAAACGAAGAATTGAATCAATTAACAATTAGTTTACAAAACAGGACAGTTTTACAACAAAATCATTTTCCAGATTACAATTTTAACACTTTTAATGCTATACAACAACAAGACGTTTTTGTAGATATTAGCTCAACACCTCCTGCATATTCATTATTTAATATTCAAACATCTGCAGTTTTTAAAGCTTTTAATAAAGGAAGCCTAAAATTAGAATTTAATGTAGATAATTTGTTTAATGTTTCTTACAGAGAAAACTTAAACAGACTCAGATATTTTGCTGATGAATTAGGGAGGAATTTCAATTTAAAAATAAAAATAAATTATTAA
- the purB gene encoding adenylosuccinate lyase, which produces MNLTQLNAISPIDGRYRGKISKLADYFSEEALIKYRVRVEIEYFIALCEIPLPQLADFNTNLYEDLRKIYTNFTTEDAQKIKDIEKITNHDVKAVEYFIKEKFDALSLQKFKEFIHFGLTSQDINNTAIPLSIKEAMNDVFVPHYFEVLEKLQELVVEWKDISMLARTHGQPASPTRLGKEIDVFVVRLKEQFNLLNDIPSAAKFGGATGNFNAHKVAYKNIDWKAFGTEFVQERLGLQHSFPTTQIEHYDHLAALFDTLKRINTIIIDLDRDFWTYVSMDYFKQKIKAGEVGSSAMPHKVNPIDFENSEGNLGIANAILEHLSAKLPISRLQRDLTDSTVLRNVGVPFGHTIIGFTSTLKGLNKLLLNKQKFVDDLENNWAVVAEAIQTILRREAYPNPYEALKGLTRTNSKINQKSIADFIDTLEVSSTIKEELKAITPSNYTGI; this is translated from the coding sequence ATGAACTTGACACAATTAAATGCGATTTCTCCAATTGATGGACGTTACAGAGGTAAAATATCGAAACTAGCAGACTATTTTTCTGAAGAAGCCCTAATAAAATATAGAGTACGTGTAGAAATTGAATATTTTATTGCACTTTGTGAAATCCCTTTGCCACAATTAGCTGATTTTAACACTAATTTATATGAGGATTTACGTAAAATTTATACTAATTTTACTACTGAAGATGCTCAGAAAATAAAAGATATTGAAAAAATAACGAACCATGATGTAAAAGCAGTTGAGTATTTTATCAAGGAAAAATTTGATGCGTTAAGTTTACAAAAATTTAAAGAATTTATCCATTTTGGATTGACTTCTCAAGATATTAATAATACTGCAATTCCTTTATCAATTAAGGAAGCTATGAATGATGTTTTTGTTCCTCATTATTTTGAGGTTTTAGAAAAACTTCAGGAATTAGTTGTGGAATGGAAAGACATTTCTATGTTGGCGAGAACTCATGGTCAGCCTGCTTCACCAACAAGATTAGGAAAAGAAATTGATGTTTTTGTAGTGCGTTTAAAAGAACAATTTAATTTATTGAATGATATACCAAGTGCTGCAAAATTTGGTGGTGCAACTGGTAATTTTAATGCACATAAAGTTGCTTATAAAAACATCGATTGGAAAGCTTTTGGAACTGAGTTTGTGCAAGAAAGATTAGGGTTACAACATTCTTTTCCAACCACTCAAATTGAACATTATGATCATTTAGCTGCGTTGTTTGATACGTTGAAACGTATCAATACAATTATCATAGATTTGGACAGAGATTTCTGGACCTATGTTTCTATGGATTATTTTAAACAAAAGATTAAGGCTGGTGAAGTAGGTTCTTCTGCAATGCCACACAAAGTAAATCCGATTGATTTTGAAAATTCTGAAGGAAATTTAGGAATTGCAAATGCCATTTTAGAACATTTATCAGCAAAATTACCAATCTCTAGATTGCAACGTGATTTAACTGATAGTACAGTTTTAAGAAATGTTGGTGTTCCTTTTGGTCATACCATTATTGGTTTTACATCTACCTTAAAAGGATTGAATAAATTATTGTTGAACAAACAAAAATTTGTAGACGATTTAGAAAATAATTGGGCTGTTGTTGCAGAAGCAATTCAGACAATTTTAAGAAGAGAAGCGTATCCAAATCCTTATGAAGCTTTAAAAGGTTTAACAAGAACTAATAGTAAAATCAACCAAAAATCAATTGCAGATTTTATTGATACTTTAGAAGTTTCATCAACCATAAAAGAAGAATTAAAAGCAATTACACCAAGTAATTACACAGGAATTTAA
- a CDS encoding MFS transporter has translation MLKRGDKKLINAWAFYDWANSVYSLVISTAVFPIYYAGLTASEGFADTFGKIEFLGMLWNPTSLYNYALAFSFLVVALMSPMLSGIADYAGNKKKFLRGFCLLGSISVMCLFFFTGKETLWVGILFTILASIGFWGSIVFYNAYLPEVAHPEQQDKVSAKGFMLGYSGSILLLGICLVIIETEVFGFYDKQFGSQISFVLVGLWWLGFAQITYRKLPDTEKVTLPKDNYFTKGIKELKKVANELFEYSELKTFLIAFFMLSIGVQTIILMAGIFGTILGLETANLIGTILLVQFVGIFGAFLFSRLSDKIGNIKTLKITIAIWGLVCFIGFNLTKDTPNIELYFYILGALIGLVMGAIQSLARSTYSKLLPKTDDTASYFSFFDVTEKIALVVGMVTFGLLTSFFTIQSSVLALGVFFLGAFITLSTIKKTKYVS, from the coding sequence ATGTTAAAAAGAGGGGATAAAAAATTAATAAACGCTTGGGCATTTTATGATTGGGCAAATTCTGTGTATTCGTTAGTAATTAGTACTGCAGTTTTTCCTATTTATTATGCTGGTTTAACAGCTTCTGAAGGATTTGCAGATACTTTTGGAAAAATAGAGTTTTTAGGAATGCTTTGGAATCCTACTTCTTTGTATAATTATGCTTTGGCTTTTTCTTTTTTAGTGGTGGCTTTAATGTCGCCAATGTTATCTGGTATTGCAGATTATGCAGGGAATAAAAAGAAATTTTTAAGAGGGTTTTGCTTATTGGGCTCTATATCAGTAATGTGTCTGTTCTTTTTTACAGGAAAAGAAACTTTATGGGTTGGTATTTTATTTACCATTTTAGCGAGTATTGGTTTTTGGGGAAGTATTGTTTTTTACAATGCGTATTTGCCAGAAGTTGCACATCCTGAACAGCAAGATAAAGTAAGTGCAAAAGGTTTTATGTTGGGGTATTCAGGTTCTATTTTATTACTAGGAATATGTTTAGTTATAATTGAAACTGAAGTTTTTGGATTTTATGATAAACAATTTGGCTCTCAAATTTCGTTTGTTCTAGTAGGTTTATGGTGGTTAGGTTTTGCTCAAATTACGTATAGAAAACTACCAGATACAGAAAAAGTTACGTTACCAAAAGATAATTATTTTACAAAGGGAATTAAAGAATTAAAAAAAGTAGCCAATGAATTATTTGAGTATAGTGAGTTAAAAACTTTCTTAATTGCTTTTTTTATGTTGAGTATTGGTGTACAAACCATAATTTTAATGGCAGGTATTTTCGGAACCATTTTAGGCTTAGAAACTGCTAATTTAATCGGAACTATTTTATTAGTTCAGTTTGTAGGAATTTTTGGAGCTTTTTTATTTTCTAGACTTTCTGATAAAATCGGGAATATAAAAACTTTAAAAATTACCATTGCAATTTGGGGTTTGGTTTGTTTTATCGGTTTTAATTTAACAAAAGATACACCAAACATCGAACTTTACTTTTATATTTTAGGAGCTTTAATAGGCTTGGTAATGGGGGCAATTCAATCTTTAGCTAGATCTACATACTCTAAATTATTACCAAAAACAGATGATACAGCCTCTTACTTTAGCTTTTTTGATGTAACAGAAAAAATTGCCTTGGTTGTTGGCATGGTTACATTTGGTTTGTTAACTTCTTTCTTTACAATTCAATCGAGTGTGTTGGCTTTAGGTGTTTTCTTTTTAGGCGCTTTTATTACGTTAAGTACTATAAAGAAAACAAAATATGTAAGCTAA
- a CDS encoding TerC family protein, with protein sequence MEIFLQAETWVSLLTLTFLEIILGIDNIIFISISANKLPENQVKKATMLGLALAMITRIALLFSVSYLIAMKDPFFSVDLGWFKTGLTGQSIILFLGGIFLLYKSTSEIREKMEDTNEDKVIKTPKVISFKNVIFQIILIDIVFSFDSILTAVGMTNGIDGALTIMVIAVIISILIMMLFAQPINKFVNRNPTIQMLALSFLILIGFMLITEGAHLSHTEFFNKTVGAIPKGYLYFAIAFSLGVEMLNLKLRKKSEKH encoded by the coding sequence ATGGAAATATTTTTACAAGCAGAAACTTGGGTTTCTTTGTTAACGTTAACTTTTTTAGAAATTATTTTAGGAATTGACAACATAATTTTTATATCAATTTCAGCGAATAAATTACCGGAAAATCAAGTTAAAAAAGCCACAATGTTAGGGTTAGCTTTGGCAATGATTACAAGAATTGCGCTTTTATTTAGTGTATCTTACTTAATTGCCATGAAAGATCCTTTCTTTTCTGTGGATTTAGGTTGGTTTAAAACAGGTTTAACTGGCCAAAGTATTATATTATTTTTAGGAGGAATTTTTCTGTTGTATAAAAGTACAAGTGAAATTCGTGAAAAAATGGAAGATACAAATGAAGATAAAGTGATAAAAACACCAAAAGTAATATCTTTTAAAAACGTAATTTTTCAAATTATTTTGATTGACATCGTTTTTTCTTTTGATAGTATTTTAACAGCTGTTGGTATGACAAATGGTATTGATGGCGCTTTAACAATTATGGTTATTGCAGTAATTATTTCTATTTTAATTATGATGCTTTTTGCACAACCCATTAATAAATTTGTGAATAGAAATCCAACTATCCAAATGTTAGCATTATCGTTTTTAATTTTAATTGGGTTTATGTTAATTACAGAAGGTGCACATTTATCGCATACTGAATTTTTTAACAAAACTGTAGGCGCAATTCCAAAAGGATATTTGTATTTTGCAATCGCTTTTTCATTAGGTGTGGAAATGCTAAATTTAAAATTAAGAAAAAAGAGCGAAAAACATTAA
- a CDS encoding toxin-antitoxin system YwqK family antitoxin encodes MSEITNAQKINQFDENYKRTGVWTKYYPNKRIRYTGEFLNGKEIGVFKFYDITDSRNPTTIKTYSSNNNQVLVEFFTLKGVLQSKGFMENRKRIGKWEYFFPDGKIMSKEMYVDGKLEGKLFNYYPNGKPAEITEYKNGLKNGESQKYSSNGILIEVVTYKNGKPNGVAKFFELTGLLKETGVYENGKRVGKWEYYIDGEVASDEEMNKKKTFTRKN; translated from the coding sequence ATGAGTGAAATTACAAACGCGCAAAAAATCAATCAATTTGATGAAAATTATAAAAGAACCGGTGTTTGGACAAAATATTATCCAAATAAAAGAATTCGATATACAGGCGAATTTTTAAACGGAAAAGAAATTGGTGTTTTTAAGTTTTATGATATTACAGATTCTAGAAATCCAACTACAATTAAAACCTATTCATCTAATAATAACCAAGTTTTGGTAGAGTTTTTTACTTTGAAAGGTGTTTTACAAAGCAAAGGTTTTATGGAAAATAGAAAAAGAATAGGGAAGTGGGAATATTTTTTTCCTGATGGTAAAATCATGTCAAAAGAAATGTATGTTGATGGAAAATTGGAAGGAAAATTATTTAACTATTATCCAAATGGAAAACCTGCTGAAATTACTGAATATAAAAACGGTTTAAAAAACGGTGAATCTCAAAAATATTCTAGTAATGGAATTTTAATTGAAGTAGTAACGTATAAAAACGGAAAACCCAATGGCGTTGCTAAATTCTTTGAACTTACAGGACTTTTAAAAGAAACTGGCGTTTATGAAAACGGAAAAAGAGTTGGTAAATGGGAATATTATATTGATGGTGAAGTTGCTTCTGATGAGGAGATGAATAAGAAAAAAACGTTTACTAGAAAGAATTAG
- a CDS encoding alpha/beta fold hydrolase, whose translation MESFFDKEKLTSSLKIPKAVQFFFKTTYFFSESITLYFASKLFTTPINFKTPKRELGMEEAAQKKTLHVASIKKDIHILSYGYSDKKVLFAHGWAGRRTQLFLIANLLLEKGFMVIAFDAPSHGKSTGKTTNILEYIESIKAINKEFGPFEAAVGHSFGGMAITNAQANQEIFKCLITVGSGDKIEDILINFAQNIGLNTNFGHQLKKYFEKKWNIKLVDYDTNEVAKKINVPVLVVHDVLDGDVAVSCAINIRLNLKKGKLLISEGLGHTKILRDQETANNIINFIKQNK comes from the coding sequence ATGGAATCTTTTTTCGATAAAGAAAAATTAACATCAAGCTTAAAAATTCCAAAAGCAGTTCAGTTTTTTTTTAAAACTACGTACTTTTTTTCTGAAAGCATCACTCTATATTTTGCTTCAAAATTATTTACAACGCCCATCAATTTTAAAACACCTAAAAGGGAATTAGGTATGGAAGAAGCTGCACAGAAAAAGACATTGCATGTTGCATCTATAAAAAAAGACATTCATATTTTGTCTTATGGTTATTCAGATAAAAAAGTTTTATTTGCTCATGGTTGGGCAGGAAGAAGAACTCAACTATTTTTGATTGCCAATTTGTTACTAGAAAAAGGGTTTATGGTTATTGCTTTTGATGCACCTTCGCATGGAAAATCAACAGGAAAAACAACGAATATATTAGAATATATAGAAAGTATAAAAGCTATAAACAAAGAGTTTGGTCCTTTTGAAGCTGCTGTTGGGCATTCTTTTGGAGGAATGGCAATTACGAATGCACAAGCAAATCAAGAAATATTTAAATGTTTGATTACAGTTGGTTCTGGTGATAAAATTGAAGATATTTTAATTAATTTTGCACAAAATATAGGTCTAAACACAAATTTTGGTCATCAGCTTAAAAAATATTTTGAAAAAAAGTGGAACATCAAACTCGTTGATTATGACACGAATGAAGTTGCAAAAAAAATAAACGTTCCTGTTTTGGTAGTTCATGATGTTTTAGATGGAGATGTGGCTGTAAGTTGTGCCATAAATATTCGTCTAAATTTAAAGAAAGGAAAATTGTTAATTTCAGAAGGATTAGGACACACAAAAATTCTTCGAGATCAAGAAACAGCTAACAATATTATAAATTTTATAAAACAAAACAAATGA
- the msrB gene encoding peptide-methionine (R)-S-oxide reductase MsrB: protein MKKLASICILVLMISCVGTAQNSSKEKKTYKVEKTSAEWKEQLSPIAYNVLREAGTERPFTSPLNDIKKPGTFVCAGCKTPLYKTEHKFDSGTGWPSFDRAIKGSVELDVDYKIGYARTELKCNTCGGHLGHSFDDGPQKTTGKRHCINGAALEFIAEK from the coding sequence ATGAAAAAATTAGCAAGTATATGTATTTTAGTATTGATGATCAGTTGTGTTGGAACTGCGCAAAATTCATCCAAAGAAAAAAAGACATATAAAGTAGAAAAAACAAGTGCTGAATGGAAAGAGCAATTATCGCCAATTGCCTATAATGTTTTACGCGAAGCTGGTACAGAAAGACCTTTTACAAGTCCATTAAATGATATAAAAAAGCCAGGAACTTTTGTTTGTGCAGGTTGTAAAACACCTTTGTATAAAACTGAACATAAATTCGATTCAGGAACTGGTTGGCCTTCTTTTGACAGAGCTATAAAAGGCAGTGTAGAATTAGATGTAGATTATAAAATTGGTTATGCAAGAACCGAATTAAAATGTAATACTTGTGGTGGTCATTTAGGGCATTCGTTTGATGATGGCCCTCAAAAAACTACAGGAAAACGCCATTGTATTAATGGTGCTGCTTTAGAGTTTATTGCAGAAAAATAG